The Geomonas ferrireducens genome includes a window with the following:
- a CDS encoding YkgJ family cysteine cluster protein — protein MEEILKRNNELLSQVDAWFSRCMETYPEHIACQSGCSACCRSTFDITLMDAYYLKLGFDALPVPVKDAVLAKCRERLALMREHWPELDHPFVLNYRPEEDWEILMPDEDETPCVLLGDDGRCLVYQNRPMTCRLHGIPLVDTEGEVMHDEWCTMNFTEVDPLALSGLTAPFDAILREEVALFRDFTGQMLGRRMSELDTLIPLALLIDFDGFDWKRWAKEEGE, from the coding sequence ATGGAAGAAATACTGAAAAGAAATAATGAGCTCCTCTCCCAGGTGGATGCCTGGTTTTCCCGCTGCATGGAGACCTACCCGGAGCACATCGCCTGCCAAAGCGGCTGCTCGGCCTGCTGCCGGAGCACCTTCGACATCACGCTCATGGACGCCTACTACCTGAAGCTGGGCTTCGACGCCCTGCCTGTCCCGGTCAAGGATGCGGTGCTGGCCAAGTGCCGTGAACGGCTCGCATTGATGCGGGAGCATTGGCCGGAGCTCGACCATCCCTTCGTGCTGAACTACCGCCCGGAGGAAGACTGGGAAATCCTCATGCCTGACGAGGACGAGACTCCTTGCGTTCTCTTAGGCGACGACGGGCGCTGCCTCGTTTACCAAAACCGCCCGATGACCTGTCGTTTGCACGGCATTCCGCTCGTCGACACGGAGGGGGAGGTGATGCACGACGAGTGGTGCACCATGAATTTCACCGAGGTCGATCCGCTTGCTCTGTCCGGGCTAACGGCGCCGTTTGATGCCATCCTCCGCGAGGAGGTGGCGCTGTTCCGGGATTTCACCGGGCAGATGCTGGGACGGAGGATGAGTGAGCTCGATACCCTCATTCCGCTCGCGCTGCTTATCGATTTCGACGGGTTCGATTGGAAACGCTGGGCGAAGGAGGAGGGCGAATAA
- a CDS encoding phosphoribosylformylglycinamidine synthase subunit PurQ — protein MTKAKALVITGNGTNCEMEAAHACRLGGFDEARIAHIAELLTGEVSLDDYHFLNLTGGFLDGDDLGSAKAQANRLRYAAVEGKEERLVDQITRFIADGKLILGVCNGFQLLVKMGMLPALSGNYLNQTATLTYNECGRFQDRWCYLKVDADSPSLYTKGIEGGVYLPVRHGEGKFLVDDAKTLDAIEAKHLACLKYSDRNYKAATMEFPENPNGSINAIAGICDETGRIMGLMPHPEAFVHRTQHPRWTREELPEEGEGLIFFKNAAKYVKENF, from the coding sequence ATGACCAAGGCTAAAGCGCTTGTCATAACAGGCAACGGCACCAACTGCGAGATGGAGGCGGCCCATGCCTGCAGGCTGGGCGGATTCGACGAGGCGCGCATCGCCCACATCGCCGAACTCCTCACCGGTGAGGTGAGCCTGGACGATTACCACTTCCTGAACCTGACCGGCGGCTTCCTGGACGGCGACGACCTCGGCAGCGCCAAGGCCCAGGCGAACCGCCTGCGGTACGCGGCCGTCGAGGGGAAAGAGGAGCGCCTGGTGGATCAGATCACCCGCTTCATCGCCGACGGCAAGCTCATCCTCGGCGTATGCAACGGCTTCCAGCTCCTGGTGAAGATGGGGATGCTCCCGGCTCTTTCCGGGAACTACCTGAACCAGACGGCGACCCTTACCTACAACGAATGCGGCCGCTTCCAGGACCGCTGGTGCTACTTGAAGGTGGACGCAGATTCCCCGTCGCTCTACACCAAGGGGATCGAAGGCGGGGTTTATCTCCCGGTGCGTCACGGCGAAGGCAAGTTCCTCGTGGACGACGCGAAGACGCTCGACGCGATCGAGGCGAAGCATCTCGCCTGCCTGAAGTACTCCGACCGCAACTACAAGGCCGCCACCATGGAGTTCCCCGAGAACCCCAACGGCTCGATCAACGCCATCGCAGGCATCTGCGATGAGACCGGAAGGATCATGGGGCTCATGCCGCACCCCGAGGCCTTCGTGCACCGCACCCAGCACCCGCGCTGGACCCGCGAGGAGTTGCCGGAAGAGGGCGAAGGGCTCATCTTCTTCAAGAACGCGGCAAAGTACGTGAAAGAGAACTTTTAG
- the pyrE gene encoding orotate phosphoribosyltransferase gives MSEKERLKKIIIELSYEKRNVTLASGRQSDFYFDGKQTTLHPEGGYLTGKLFFDAIKDVEGVEGVGGLTLGADPIATSTSVVSFLEGKPVPAFIIRKEPKGHGTGAWLEGRKNLKPGSKVVIVEDVVTSGGSSIKAIKRAEEEGLKVLGVVTLVDREEGGRENIEAEGYWLKSIFTKAEILA, from the coding sequence ATGAGCGAGAAGGAAAGGCTGAAGAAGATCATTATTGAGCTGTCCTACGAGAAGAGGAACGTGACCTTGGCTTCCGGTCGTCAGAGCGACTTTTACTTTGACGGGAAGCAGACCACGCTGCACCCCGAGGGCGGCTACCTGACCGGCAAGCTCTTCTTCGATGCGATCAAGGACGTGGAAGGGGTTGAAGGGGTAGGGGGGCTCACCCTGGGCGCCGACCCGATCGCCACCTCGACCTCCGTGGTGAGCTTCCTGGAAGGAAAGCCTGTTCCGGCTTTCATCATCCGCAAGGAACCGAAAGGCCACGGCACCGGCGCCTGGTTGGAAGGGCGCAAGAACCTTAAGCCCGGTTCCAAGGTGGTCATCGTCGAGGACGTGGTGACGAGCGGCGGTTCCTCCATCAAGGCTATCAAGCGCGCCGAGGAAGAGGGGCTCAAGGTGCTCGGCGTGGTCACTCTGGTGGACCGCGAGGAAGGCGGCCGCGAGAACATCGAGGCGGAAGGGTACTGGCTGAAGTCCATCTTCACCAAGGCCGAGATCCTCGCCTAG
- a CDS encoding phosphatase PAP2 family protein produces the protein MSRRRYCLAALLLLLTLFPSQPAHADDVIIGDVVMSVIPVTAFAVAYFKDDAEGEKQWLRNLAANQLITSAARLGFNQTSWGERPNGHPYGFPSGHVAFAGSGAAFLSERYGWHYGLPAWIGTAYVAYNRVDNHSHRWRDAIASGAIAFGVGKLFVTSENATHIAPTIGPDWIGMRWQRSW, from the coding sequence ATGTCAAGACGCCGCTACTGCCTCGCAGCTCTGCTCCTGCTTCTGACCCTGTTCCCTTCGCAACCCGCCCACGCCGACGACGTCATCATCGGCGACGTAGTCATGAGTGTCATTCCCGTCACTGCCTTCGCGGTCGCCTACTTCAAGGACGACGCGGAAGGTGAAAAACAGTGGCTGCGCAACTTAGCCGCCAACCAGCTCATCACCTCGGCGGCAAGGCTCGGCTTCAACCAGACCAGTTGGGGCGAGCGTCCTAACGGTCATCCCTACGGCTTCCCCTCCGGACACGTAGCCTTCGCCGGATCGGGCGCCGCCTTTTTAAGCGAGCGCTACGGGTGGCACTACGGGCTTCCCGCCTGGATAGGGACCGCCTACGTCGCGTACAACCGCGTCGACAACCACAGCCATCGCTGGCGCGACGCCATCGCCTCCGGCGCCATCGCTTTCGGCGTCGGCAAGCTCTTCGTCACCTCCGAAAACGCCACCCACATCGCCCCGACCATCGGACCGGACTGGATCGGCATGCGCTGGCAGCGCTCCTGGTAG
- a CDS encoding biotin--[acetyl-CoA-carboxylase] ligase, translated as MKDSGVDGRIIELFRSGDGVVSGAALSRLLGVSRTAVWKHVKGLRAAGYLIEAVPSKGYRLLSSPKLLTQLDLSSGLATRRVGSRIVCLKETESTNQVAFKMAEEGAVEGTVVIADAQSAGKGRLGRVWLSPAGVNLYCSVVLRPDIAPMAACQLTFLSVVAVARAIESCTSLKPQIKWPNDILINGKKVAGLLNEMNAETEKVNFVVLGIGVNLNLRMSSIAESLLRHPATSLVEEGGEEVDRVAFTRRLLTELDELYDVFLQEGEGPVRAEWLERSAIRGRSVKVSQGEREFTGEVQGVDSFGALLVKLIDGTVETVLSGDVALV; from the coding sequence TTGAAAGACTCCGGGGTCGACGGCAGGATCATAGAGCTGTTCCGCTCCGGCGACGGGGTCGTCTCCGGAGCTGCGCTCAGCCGGCTTTTAGGCGTTTCGCGCACCGCCGTCTGGAAGCACGTCAAGGGGCTGCGCGCCGCAGGCTATCTCATCGAAGCAGTCCCCTCGAAGGGTTACCGGTTGCTCTCCTCCCCCAAACTCCTCACCCAGTTGGATCTCTCTTCCGGCCTCGCCACCAGGAGGGTCGGTTCCCGCATCGTCTGCCTAAAGGAAACGGAGTCCACGAACCAGGTCGCCTTCAAGATGGCCGAGGAAGGCGCCGTCGAGGGGACCGTGGTCATCGCCGACGCCCAGAGCGCGGGAAAGGGAAGGCTCGGGCGGGTATGGCTGTCGCCTGCCGGCGTGAACCTCTACTGCTCCGTGGTGCTGCGTCCGGACATTGCGCCCATGGCGGCCTGCCAGCTCACCTTTCTCTCCGTGGTCGCCGTGGCGCGTGCCATCGAGAGCTGCACGAGCTTGAAGCCCCAGATCAAGTGGCCCAACGACATCCTGATCAACGGCAAGAAGGTCGCCGGGCTTTTGAACGAGATGAACGCCGAGACCGAGAAGGTTAATTTTGTCGTGCTCGGGATCGGGGTGAACCTGAACCTCAGGATGTCGTCGATAGCGGAGTCGCTTTTGCGCCATCCGGCCACCTCGCTTGTCGAGGAGGGTGGCGAGGAAGTGGACCGGGTCGCCTTCACCAGGAGGCTTTTGACCGAGCTTGACGAACTCTACGATGTCTTTCTGCAGGAAGGGGAGGGGCCGGTCCGGGCCGAGTGGCTAGAGCGTTCCGCGATCAGAGGGCGCAGCGTTAAGGTGAGCCAGGGAGAGCGCGAGTTCACCGGTGAGGTGCAGGGGGTGGATTCCTTCGGTGCGCTCCTTGTCAAGCTTATCGACGGCACGGTCGAGACGGTGCTCTCAGGCGACGTGGCACTGGTTTAA
- a CDS encoding cytochrome c3 family protein, producing MQFRLALLMVLIVCASPVALFAKETKDVKFPLKNADAVVFSHDVHLKKYNNNCRICHNAIFDLKAKHHFTMAEMEKTKSCGACHTGIKAFSVADEKSCVKCHKGKPRNVEFKVKSAGQTVFSHSVHIAKVGSCRACHNGVVFTGKEGRVTMAQMEKGKTCGACHNGKKAFTVAGNCGKCHAGMKPREITWKAKGVTDAKFSHDFHLEAFSCKDCHTKLFAFKAGAKHFTMADMGKGKSCGGCHNGKEAFSVAGDCNKCHKGYKPGKILFKNDGGEVTFSHDFHLEAYKCADCHNKVFPMQAGAKHHTMGDMEKGMSCGACHNGKDAFTTSGDCDKCHKM from the coding sequence ATGCAGTTTCGCCTCGCCTTACTTATGGTTCTTATCGTCTGCGCGTCGCCTGTTGCGCTTTTCGCAAAGGAAACCAAAGACGTCAAGTTCCCTCTTAAGAACGCGGATGCAGTTGTCTTCAGTCACGATGTGCACTTGAAGAAATATAACAACAATTGCAGGATCTGTCACAACGCTATCTTCGATCTTAAGGCGAAGCATCACTTCACCATGGCAGAGATGGAGAAGACGAAGTCCTGCGGTGCCTGTCACACCGGCATCAAGGCCTTCAGCGTAGCCGATGAAAAGAGCTGCGTCAAATGTCACAAGGGCAAGCCGCGCAACGTAGAGTTCAAAGTGAAAAGCGCGGGCCAGACTGTGTTCAGCCACTCCGTTCACATCGCCAAAGTCGGTTCCTGCAGGGCCTGCCACAACGGCGTCGTGTTCACCGGCAAAGAAGGGCGCGTGACCATGGCCCAGATGGAGAAAGGCAAGACCTGCGGCGCATGCCACAACGGTAAAAAAGCCTTCACCGTCGCCGGAAACTGCGGCAAGTGCCACGCCGGGATGAAGCCGCGCGAGATCACCTGGAAGGCCAAAGGGGTCACCGACGCGAAGTTCAGCCACGACTTCCACCTCGAGGCGTTCAGCTGCAAAGACTGCCACACCAAGCTCTTCGCCTTCAAGGCAGGCGCCAAACACTTCACCATGGCGGATATGGGCAAAGGCAAGTCCTGCGGCGGCTGCCACAACGGCAAGGAAGCCTTCTCCGTTGCCGGCGACTGCAACAAGTGCCACAAGGGCTACAAGCCCGGCAAGATTCTCTTCAAGAACGACGGCGGCGAAGTAACCTTCAGCCATGATTTCCACCTTGAAGCCTACAAGTGTGCCGACTGCCACAACAAGGTCTTCCCGATGCAGGCCGGTGCCAAGCATCACACCATGGGCGACATGGAGAAAGGGATGTCCTGCGGCGCATGCCACAACGGCAAAGATGCCTTCACCACCTCCGGTGACTGCGACAAGTGCCACAAGATGTAA
- a CDS encoding YaeQ family protein, giving the protein MALPSTIYRASVQLSDLDRQIYAELQTTIAQHPSETAERLLARLLAYALCYREELSFTKGIGSGDEPDLWSKGPDGRVQLWGEVGQPDPERLAKSCRHVEHAFLLAFGANVTRWLAQHQQKLEQVKNLTVCLVDFKFLRELCDGLERVINWSITITEGNIYLTVGGGSVETTVEHVCGPQRTALV; this is encoded by the coding sequence GTGGCACTTCCCTCCACTATTTACCGCGCTTCCGTGCAGCTCTCGGACCTGGACCGCCAGATCTACGCCGAGCTGCAGACCACCATCGCCCAACATCCCTCCGAGACCGCGGAGCGGCTTCTCGCCAGGCTTTTGGCATACGCACTTTGCTACCGCGAGGAGCTCTCCTTCACCAAGGGGATTGGCTCCGGCGACGAGCCGGATCTCTGGAGCAAGGGGCCGGATGGGCGGGTGCAGCTCTGGGGTGAGGTGGGGCAGCCGGATCCTGAACGGCTCGCGAAGTCTTGCCGCCACGTGGAGCACGCGTTCCTGCTTGCTTTCGGGGCCAACGTAACCCGCTGGCTGGCCCAGCACCAGCAGAAGCTGGAACAGGTGAAGAACCTGACCGTCTGCCTGGTTGATTTCAAGTTCCTGAGGGAGCTTTGCGACGGGCTGGAGCGGGTCATCAACTGGTCGATCACCATCACCGAGGGAAATATCTACCTGACGGTCGGCGGTGGGAGTGTTGAAACTACGGTTGAGCATGTTTGTGGGCCGCAGCGCACAGCGTTGGTTTAA
- a CDS encoding DUF4124 domain-containing protein, whose protein sequence is MRHLLLSLLILTLLSPLTARAAFYQWTDAEGVMHFTDNRNNIPKQYQNRARRVEVSDKATTAAPATGGAVRQEPQQKPIEPGGHGERWWRDRYKALRSELKSLQDGRAGKEQALEELRRKRTFFHKASDRQAINIMEADIAGDDAKISEMLNRIQALDLAAAQAGVPLEWRQ, encoded by the coding sequence ATGAGACATCTGTTGCTCTCTCTTCTTATACTGACTCTCCTGTCGCCGCTGACTGCACGCGCGGCGTTTTATCAGTGGACCGATGCGGAAGGCGTGATGCACTTCACCGATAACCGCAATAACATCCCCAAACAGTACCAGAACCGCGCGCGCAGGGTCGAGGTTTCCGACAAGGCCACGACGGCCGCCCCCGCAACCGGCGGGGCGGTGCGACAGGAGCCGCAGCAAAAGCCGATCGAGCCGGGCGGTCACGGCGAGCGGTGGTGGCGCGACCGCTACAAGGCACTTAGAAGCGAACTGAAGAGCCTGCAGGACGGCCGCGCCGGCAAGGAACAGGCGCTCGAGGAGTTGCGCCGCAAGCGGACCTTCTTCCACAAGGCGAGCGACCGGCAGGCGATAAACATCATGGAAGCCGACATTGCCGGCGACGATGCGAAGATAAGCGAGATGCTCAACAGGATCCAGGCCCTCGACCTTGCCGCGGCCCAGGCCGGAGTACCGCTGGAGTGGCGTCAGTAG
- the nadC gene encoding carboxylating nicotinate-nucleotide diphosphorylase, translating into MNQIDNIIDNALAEDIHTGDITTLSVLTRQRRMRARLVAKEAMVLSGIDVARRVFARLDADITFTAEFKDGASLEKGDIIARMEGDAASLLQGERVSLNLLQRMSGIATQTAAFVKELEGTGARVVDTRKTTPGLRVLEKYSVRVGGGTNHRTGLYDGVLIKENHIAAAGGIAEAVRAARAYIPHTLKIEVETETLDEVQQALDAGADIIMLDNMSLDQMTEAVQLIDKRALVEASGGVNLKTIRSIALTGVDIISVGALTHSVRATDISMLMEDV; encoded by the coding sequence ATGAACCAAATCGATAACATAATTGACAACGCCCTCGCTGAGGACATCCACACCGGAGACATCACAACCCTTTCCGTGCTCACCAGGCAGCGTAGGATGCGCGCGCGTCTTGTCGCCAAGGAGGCCATGGTCCTCTCCGGCATCGATGTCGCCCGCCGCGTCTTCGCCCGGCTCGATGCCGACATTACCTTCACCGCGGAATTCAAAGACGGTGCGAGCCTTGAGAAGGGGGACATCATCGCCAGGATGGAAGGGGATGCCGCCTCGCTTTTGCAGGGGGAGCGCGTCTCCCTGAACCTTTTGCAGCGCATGTCCGGCATCGCCACACAGACCGCCGCCTTCGTCAAGGAACTCGAGGGAACCGGCGCGCGCGTGGTCGATACCCGCAAGACCACCCCCGGCCTGCGCGTCCTTGAGAAGTACTCCGTGCGCGTGGGAGGAGGGACGAACCATCGCACCGGTCTCTACGACGGCGTTCTCATCAAGGAGAACCACATCGCCGCCGCAGGGGGGATCGCCGAGGCGGTGCGTGCCGCCCGCGCCTACATCCCGCACACCCTGAAGATCGAGGTGGAGACCGAGACGCTTGACGAGGTGCAGCAGGCGCTTGACGCAGGTGCGGACATCATCATGCTCGACAACATGAGCCTAGATCAGATGACCGAGGCTGTGCAACTAATCGATAAGAGGGCGCTGGTCGAGGCGTCCGGGGGGGTGAACCTGAAGACGATCAGGTCCATAGCCCTGACCGGTGTGGATATCATATCGGTCGGTGCGCTCACCCATTCGGTACGCGCGACCGACATCTCAATGCTCATGGAGGACGTTTGA
- the purF gene encoding amidophosphoribosyltransferase: MMMRRPEEECGIFGVFNHPEASNLTYLGLYALQHRGQESCGIVSSDGTSLHAHKSMGLVADVFGNQEIFKTLPGRSAIGHVRYSTTGSSVIKNVQPINVDYSRGSIAVAHNGNIVNAQIIKDELEAYGSIFQTTMDTEIIVHLLATSKANSLLDRLTDALNRIQGAYCLLLLTESRMVAARDPNGFRPLCLGRLGSAYVVASESCALDLIDAEFIREIEPGEVIVIDKNGMTSFFPLKKAEPTPCIFEFVYFARPDSHIFGKNVYQVRKEQGRQLAREHKVDADIVIPIPDSGVPAALGYAEESGIPFELGLIRNHYVGRTFIEPQQAIRHFGVKIKLNPVREVLKGKRVVVIDDSIVRGTTSRKIVKMVRNAGASEVHVRISSPPTSYPCYYGIDTPNRKELISSSHSIDEIRRYITADSLGYLSEEGLMSTVGAENAGFCTACFTGGYPVKFPRLLEEPQMGLFEKEIEKK; this comes from the coding sequence ATGATGATGCGCAGGCCCGAAGAAGAGTGCGGCATTTTCGGTGTCTTCAACCACCCGGAGGCGTCCAACCTCACCTACCTCGGGCTTTACGCCTTGCAGCACAGGGGACAGGAAAGCTGCGGTATCGTCTCCTCGGACGGTACCAGCCTGCACGCACATAAGAGCATGGGTCTCGTCGCCGACGTCTTCGGCAACCAAGAGATCTTCAAGACCCTTCCCGGCCGGTCGGCCATCGGCCACGTACGTTACTCGACCACCGGCTCGTCGGTGATCAAGAACGTCCAGCCCATCAACGTGGATTACTCCCGCGGTTCCATCGCGGTCGCCCACAACGGCAACATCGTCAACGCCCAGATCATCAAGGACGAGCTCGAGGCCTACGGCTCCATCTTCCAGACCACGATGGACACCGAGATCATCGTGCACCTGCTCGCCACCTCCAAGGCCAATTCGCTTCTGGACCGCCTGACCGACGCACTGAACCGGATCCAAGGTGCCTACTGCCTTCTCTTACTGACCGAAAGCCGCATGGTGGCGGCGCGCGATCCGAACGGCTTCCGCCCGCTCTGCCTCGGTCGCCTGGGGAGCGCCTACGTGGTCGCTTCCGAGAGCTGCGCCCTCGATCTGATCGACGCCGAATTCATCCGCGAGATCGAGCCGGGCGAGGTGATCGTCATCGACAAAAACGGCATGACCTCCTTCTTCCCGCTGAAGAAGGCGGAGCCGACCCCGTGCATCTTCGAGTTCGTCTACTTCGCGCGTCCGGACTCCCACATCTTCGGCAAGAACGTCTATCAGGTGCGCAAGGAGCAGGGGCGCCAGCTGGCGCGCGAGCACAAGGTCGACGCAGACATCGTCATCCCGATCCCGGACTCCGGCGTTCCGGCCGCCCTTGGCTATGCCGAGGAATCCGGCATCCCGTTCGAGTTGGGGCTCATCCGCAACCACTACGTCGGGCGCACCTTCATCGAGCCGCAGCAGGCGATCCGCCACTTCGGCGTGAAGATCAAGCTGAACCCGGTGCGCGAGGTGCTCAAAGGCAAGCGCGTCGTCGTCATCGACGACTCCATCGTGCGCGGCACCACCTCCAGGAAGATCGTCAAGATGGTCAGGAACGCCGGCGCCTCAGAGGTGCACGTACGCATCTCCTCGCCGCCGACCAGCTACCCCTGCTACTACGGCATCGATACCCCGAACCGCAAGGAGCTGATCTCCTCGTCCCACTCCATCGACGAGATCCGCCGCTACATAACCGCCGACTCGCTCGGCTATCTTTCCGAAGAAGGTCTCATGTCTACCGTCGGCGCCGAAAACGCCGGCTTCTGCACCGCCTGCTTCACCGGTGGCTATCCGGTTAAATTCCCGCGTCTGCTCGAAGAGCCGCAGATGGGACTATTCGAAAAGGAGATCGAGAAGAAATGA
- a CDS encoding DUF72 domain-containing protein, producing MAKLFLGCSGFSYDHWRGNFYPDGLPAKRWFEHYRSVFDTVELNVTFYRTPKAETFQHWYEESEGSFSFAIKGSRFITHIKRLVDIEEAVARFFTPAEELREKLQVVLWQFPPQFRADVPRLENFLDQVAPYHGRHTLEFRNESWLTDDVVKLCRSRNVSLCMADHPTFLDEAPITADFVYIRRHGLQGSYNGFYTEEELQKDAARIRKYLGRGLDVYIYFNNDAGGAAPQNALDLAAMLKA from the coding sequence ATGGCGAAGCTCTTTCTCGGATGCAGTGGCTTCAGCTACGACCACTGGCGGGGCAATTTCTACCCCGACGGGCTTCCCGCCAAGCGGTGGTTCGAGCATTACCGCTCCGTGTTCGACACCGTCGAGCTGAACGTCACCTTCTACCGAACGCCCAAGGCGGAGACCTTCCAGCACTGGTATGAGGAAAGCGAAGGTTCCTTTTCCTTCGCCATCAAGGGAAGTCGTTTCATCACGCACATAAAGAGACTCGTTGACATAGAGGAGGCCGTCGCGAGGTTCTTCACCCCGGCGGAAGAACTGCGCGAGAAGCTGCAGGTGGTGCTCTGGCAGTTCCCGCCGCAATTCAGGGCGGATGTGCCGCGCCTGGAGAATTTTCTCGACCAGGTGGCCCCTTATCACGGCAGGCACACGCTCGAGTTCAGGAACGAGAGCTGGCTCACCGACGACGTGGTGAAGCTCTGTCGCAGTCGCAACGTCTCACTCTGTATGGCGGACCATCCGACCTTTCTGGACGAAGCACCCATCACGGCGGACTTCGTCTACATCAGGCGGCACGGCTTGCAGGGGAGTTACAACGGGTTTTACACGGAAGAGGAGTTGCAAAAAGACGCGGCCCGCATCAGGAAGTACCTGGGGCGCGGTTTGGATGTGTATATATATTTCAACAACGACGCAGGCGGCGCCGCCCCCCAAAACGCCCTCGATCTCGCCGCCATGCTAAAGGCGTAG